From a single Gavia stellata isolate bGavSte3 chromosome 5, bGavSte3.hap2, whole genome shotgun sequence genomic region:
- the FGFR3 gene encoding fibroblast growth factor receptor 3, producing MSEAGGAAAAALPRRRAGGMRAAWGSVWCLCLAAAVGGMPAARRGGGAAAERSGGQPAEYLRSETAFLEELVFGSGDTIELSCNTQGSSVSVFWFKDGIGIAPTNRTHIGQKLLKIINVSYDDSGLYSCKPRHSNEVLGNFTVRVTDSPSSGDDEDDDDESEDTGVPFWTRPDKMEKKLLAVPAANTVRFRCPAGGNPTPSIYWLKNGKEFKGEHRIGGIKLRHQQWSLVMESVVPSDRGNYTCVVENKYGNIRHTYQLDVLERSPHRPILQAGLPANQTVVVGSNVEFHCKVYSDAQPHIQWLKHVEVNGSKYGPDGTPYVTVLKTAGVNTTDKELEILYLRNVTFEDAGEYTCLAGNSIGFSHHSAWLTVLPAEELMEMDDSGSVYAGILSYGTGFVLFILVLVIVIICRMKMPNKKAMNTPTVQKVSKFPLKRQQVSLESNSSMNSNTPLVRITRLSSSDGPMLANVSELELPPDPKWELARSRLTLGKPLGEGCFGQVVMAEAIGIDKDKPNKAITVAVKMLKDDATDKDLSDLVSEMEMMKMIGKHKNIINLLGACTQDGPLYVLVEYASKGNLREYLRARRPPGMDYSFDTCKLPEEQLTFKDLVSCAYQVARGMEYLASQKCIHRDLAARNVLVTEDNVMKIADFGLARDVHNIDYYKKTTNGRLPVKWMAPEALFDRVYTHQSDVWSFGVLLWEIFTLGGSPYPGIPVEELFKLLKEGHRMDKPANCTHDLYMIMRECWHAVPSQRPTFKQLVEDLDRVLTVTSTDEYLDLSVPFEQYSPAGQDTHSTCSSGDDSVFAHDLLPDEPCLPKHPPCNGVIRT from the exons AATACTTGAGGAGCGAGACTGCCTTTCTGGAAGAGTTGGTGTTTGGAAGTGGAGATACCATTGAACTTTCCTGTAACACCCAAGGCtcttctgtgtctgttttctgGTTTAAAGATGGTATCGGGATTGCACCTACCAACAGAACTCATATTGGACAAAAACTGTTGAAGATAATCAATGTGTCATATGATGACTCGGGGCTGTACAGTTGCAAGCCAAGGCATTCCAACGAGGTCCTGGGAAACTTTACAGTCAGAGTTACAG ATTCCCCTTCGTCAGGTGATGATGAAGATGACGACGATGAGTCAGAAGATACAG gtgTCCCCTTCTGGACCCGGCCAGATAAGATGGAGAAGAAGCTGCTAGCAGTTCCCGCCGCCAACACGGTTCGCTTCCGATGTCCGGCGGGTGGAAACCCAACTCCTTCCATCTACTGGCTGAAGAACGGCAAGGAGTTCAAGGGAGAGCATAGGATTGGGGGCATCAAG TTGCGACACCAGCAGTGGAGCTTGGTGATGGAGAGTGTTGTGCCGTCAGACCGAGGAAATTACACCTGTGTTGTGGAGAACAAATACGGCAATATTAGGCACACGTACCAGCTTGATGTATTAG aaaggtcGCCCCACCGACCAATCCTACAAGCAGGGCTCCCTGCCAACCAGACTGTGGTGGTAGGGAGCAATGTGGAGTTTCACTGCAAGGTCTACAGTGATGCCCAGCCTCACATCCAGTGGCTGAAACACGTGGAAGTCAACGGCAGCAAATACGGACCCGATGGGACGCCCTATGTCACAGTGCTGAAG ACGGCAGGTGTTAACACAACGGATAAGGAGCTAGAGATTCTGTACTTGCGAAATGTTACTTTTGAGGATGCTGGGGAATATACTTGTCTCGCAGGGAATTCTATTGGGTTCTCACATCACTCTGCTTGGCTGACGGTGCTACCAG CGGAGGAGCTCATGGAAATGGATGATTCGGGCTCAGTGTACGCTGGCATTCTCAGTTACGGCACTGGCTTTGTTCTCTTCATCCTCGTGCTGGTCATTGTGATTATCTGCAGGATGAAAAtgccaaacaaaaaagccatgAACACCCCCACTGTACAGAAAGTCTCCAAATTTCCACTCAAGAGACAG CAGGTGTCGTTGGAGTCCAACTCTTCCATGAATTCCAACACACCCCTGGTCCGGATCACGCGTCTCTCCTCCAGCGATGGGCCGATGCTGGCCAACGTCTCTGAGCTGGAACTGCCTCCTGATCCCAAATGGGAATTGGCACGCTCTCG cctgaccttgggGAAGCCACTCGGCGAGGGGTGTTTTGGCCAAGTGGTGATGGCAGAAGCAATTGGGATTGATAAGGACAAGCCAAACAAGGCCATCACGGTTGCTGTCAAGATGTTAAAAG ATGATGCCACAGACAAGGACCTTTCTGACCTGGTCTCTGAGATGGAAATGATGAAAATGATAGGGAAGCATAAAAACATCATTAACCTCCTCGGTGCCTGCACGCAGGATG GACCGCTCTACGTGTTGGTGGAATACGCGTCGAAGGGGAACTTGCGGGAATACCTCAGGGCACGTCGCCCGCCTGGCATGGACTATTCCTTCGACACCTGCAAGCTGCCGGAGGAGCAGCTGACATTTAAAGACCTGGTTTCCTGTGCCTACCAGGTGGCCCGTGGCATGGAGTACTTGGCATCTCAGAAA TGCATTCATCGCGACTTGGCAGCCAGGAACGTGTTAGTCACTGAAGACAATGTGATGAAAATAGCCGATTTTGGCCTCGCTAGAGACGTTCACAACATCGACTATTACAAGAAAACCACCAAT GGTCGGCTGCCTGTGAAATGGATGGCTCCAGAAGCCTTGTTTGACCGGGTCTATACTCACCAGAGTGATGT CTGGTCTTTTGGAGTGCTACTATGGGAGATCTTCACTTTGGGAGGGTCTCCATACCCAGGAATTCCCGTTGAGGAACTCTTCAAACTCTTGAAGGAAGGCCATCGGATGGACAAACCCGCAAACTGCACCCATGATTT GTACATGATCATGCGGGAGTGCTGGCACGCCGTCCCCTCGCAGCGGCCCACCTTCAAACAGCTGGTGGAAGACCTGGACAGGGTCCTCACCGTGACATCCACCGAT GAGTACCTGGACCTCTCGGTGCCCTTCGAGCAGTACTCGCCGGCCGGCCAGGACACCCACAGCACCTGCTCCTCGGGGGACGACTCAGTCTTTGCACATGACCTGCTGCCCGacgagccctgcctgcccaaGCACCCCCCCTGCAATGGCGTCATCCGGACGTGA